CCTTTACgtaaaaaatgcataaatttcaatttttcagaTTATCTCTGTGGCAGAATCTTGGGAATGTTGTCCAGCAGAGGTTGCTCCATATATCTCAGAGCCGGATATCCCAGACCCAGAGACCCAGGTGCACGAGTGCTAGATACCTCAGAGTTAGATCAGACTCGTATGTTGAGGACATCAGTTTCACCACTGATGTTGGACTCTGCAGTCAGGGTACTAGGGCAACACAAGTTACTCTTCGCCCAAAACGAAGAAGCAAAGGTAAGAAGCTCCTGTTTTCTGTGTGATTCTTTTCTTGGATCCCGAATTGACTGTTTTCAAATTGTTTGTGTGACAACTGACTTACTATTTTCACTGCTTGTTTATCATTGTCTAAAATTGATTTCTGTTATCCTCAACATAGACATGAACATTACAAGTGAACCACTCGAGCTGAATGGTTCTCCAGAAATAGTTCCCTCAAGATATTTTAATTTGATAGCTACAGTATTGCAAGATGAATACCAgtaatgcatttacatgttcagttaTGAATATTACTCCATTTGCTTTTTGGGTGTTTAGGTATTTCATACAAACGGCAGCCTGCTACTGCATGCACAGCAGTACAGTGTAAGCTATTGGACGCACCTGCTTTCCGCCGCCTGTCTGAGGTTGATGAAGATAGTGATGAGGAGAGTGGAGAGTTGGATGAAGATGACCATAATGAGACAGAGGATCAAGTTTATCACCCTAAGGAGGAAGACTTGCAAGAAGAGGAGCCAATCATTAGGTTTGTTCAAAATATCAACACTCGTGCAGTATCTATGAAGGTTTCGAATTGAAGCACAGGGTCAATAAGTACTACTAGGATGATTTCCCAAATGTCTTGAACTGGGAGTCTTATGAATAAAAACTATACTTCACTGATTATTTATTACTATACTCCATATGTCACAGTCGGCCATTATGTCCAGGGAAAAGACGATTCAAActatgaaaaaaatcttttattgtttttgagTTCTGTCTCAGATACCTGTTTCAGCATTGTTTGCAGTGTTGTAGTGAATGTCTGATGACATTTAAGACAACAGGCACGATGGTCAGTGTGTGGCAGGTATGCACCAGCTGCAGTTTTACCTGAGACCTGGACAGTCAGCCATTGGTTGGAAATTATCCTGCAGGAAATATCTTAGTTTCCTCAGCTATTCTATTCTGGGGTGCAAATGTCTCAAAAACACTTCGTGCGCTCTCCTCTGCTGGAATCACTTCTTATTTCTACCAGACTTTCCTCAGTCACTAAAAGTCGT
This DNA window, taken from Liolophura sinensis isolate JHLJ2023 chromosome 11, CUHK_Ljap_v2, whole genome shotgun sequence, encodes the following:
- the LOC135478037 gene encoding uncharacterized protein LOC135478037 gives rise to the protein MLSSRGCSIYLRAGYPRPRDPGARVLDTSELDQTRMLRTSVSPLMLDSAVRVLGQHKLLFAQNEEAKVFHTNGSLLLHAQQYSVSYWTHLLSAACLRLMKIVMRRVESWMKMTIMRQRIKFITLRRKTCKKRSQSLDFPQSLKVVIEESCQHGVVRREKSLADRTQKVSDLLLAGDGRVESPGHNAKYGTYSIL